The Psychroflexus sp. ALD_RP9 region CGCCTCAATTCATTGAGCCCAAAAATTAAATTAGTTGCAGTTTTAATCTTCACAGTTAATCTCAGTTTAGCACAAGAACATGAAGAAAAGATTAACCAAACACTAAACCATTGGCATAAAGCCGCTGCGAGTGCTAATGCTGAAAAATATTTTAATTTAATGACAGAAGATGCTGTTTTCGTAGGCTCAGATGCCGATGAAGTTTGGAGCCTGAAAGACTTTAAAACTTTTGCTATGCCTTATTTTAAAAAGGGTAAGGCTTGGACATTCACTTCTATAAAACGAAATCTTTATATAAACTCTAAAAATATAGCTTGGTTTGATGAAGTATTAACCTCAACACACATGGGTTTGTGCCGTGGTAGTGGTATTGTAGAATTAGTTGATCATCAATGGAAAGTTAAGCATTATGTGTTATCTATTCTCGTTCCCAATGAACTCGTCGATCAAGCTAATGAACAAAAAAAACAACACGATAGTGAATACATTAACAAGCTTAAAAACTAAACATTTTAGAAAAGTTGAAGTCTAAGTTGTAACGATATCAAAAAAACAAGACTTATATAACATATAAAATAGAGTAAACCTATGAAAATTAAACATTTAGCTTTGTCTGTAGCAGCGCTAGGCCTTGCAGCTAGTTGCTCAACTAACGAAACACAAAAAGATGCGCCAGGTATTGATGTTGAATACATGGATACTAGCGTAAGACCTCAAGACGACTTCTATACCTACGTGAATGGAAAATGGAATGAAACCGCTAAAATACCTGACGATAGAACATCTTGGGGCGGATTTCAAATATTAAGAAAGCAAACCGATGCTGATGTTTTAAATATTTTAGAAAAAGCTGAAGCTTCTGGAAAATATGATAAAAATACCGATCAAGCTAAAGCTATTGCGGTATTCAATTCAATTATAGATACAGAAGCGCGAGATGAAAAAGGTGTAAAACCAGTTATGCCTTACATCAATAAAATTGAAGCAGTTACCTCAACAAGTGAATTACAAGAGTTGTTAGCTAAAAATCCTTCAGCAATATCGGCACCATTTTTTGGACTTTCTGCCTACTCAGACCCGAATGACAGTAATATAAATGTAGCCTACATCGGAGTTGGTGGTTTAGGTTTACCTGACCGGGATTACTATTTGAAAGAAGATGAGGATTCTAAAAAAATTCGCGAGCAGTATATCGCTCATGTCGCTAGAATGTTAAACTATATTGGCGAAACTGATACCGAAGCTAAAGCTGAGCGTATTCTAGAATTGGAGACTCAGCTAGCTGAACCTCGTTTAGATAAAGTAGCGCGTCGTGATTTTAGAAATTACAATAACCGCTTTCATGTAGATGACTTAAATACTGTTGCTGAAAACATCAACTGGAAAAGTTTCATGTCTGATTTGGGAATGGAAAAATTACCAGATACCGTTTTAGTTATGGAACCTAAGTATATGAGTCAATTAGACCAAATGTTAGTTTCTACTCCTATTGAAGACTTAAAACTACTTACAAAATGGGCCACATTTAATGATGCAGCAGGACAACTTTCTTCTGAAATTGAAAAAGCTAATTGGGAGTTTTACAGTAAAACATTAAGCGGTGCGAAAGCTCAAAGACCTATCAAAGAACGTGCCCTATCAGTAGTTAACAACACTATTGGTGAAGCTGTAGGTCAGTTATATGTCGACGAAAAATTTCCACCAGAAGCTAAAGAAAAAGCTGAAGCTATGGTAACTAATGTAATTTCTGCATTCAAAAAAAGAATTGATAATTTAGAATGGATGACAGATTCGACTAAGACTAAAGCTATTGAAAAACTTAACAAATTCACCGTTAAAATTGGTTATCCAGATGAATTTAAAGATTATTCAGACTTAAAAGTCGACAAAAACAAATCTTACTACGAAAATATGTTAGCAGTTAGCGAATGGAATTTTAAAGACAATTTATCTAAAATCGGTAAACCAGTAGACAAAACAGAATGGGGCATGTCTCCACAAACTGTAAATGCTTACTTTAACCCATTGTATAATGAAATTGTTTTTCCTGCAGCTATCTTACAACCACCGTTTTACGATTATAAAGCTGATGCAGCTGTAAACTACGGCGGAATCGGTGCTGTAATTGGTCATGAAATTTCACATGCATTTGATGACTCAGGTGCCCGTTTTGATGCAGATGGTAATCTTAAAAATTGGTGGACTGATGAAGACTTAGAACAGTTTACAGCCCGCGGAGAAAAACTGGCAGCACTTTACAGTAGTATTGAAGTTCTAGACAGCGTTTATATTAATGGTAAATTTACTTTAGGTGAAAACATTGGTGACTTAGGTGGTGTTTTAGGCGCTTACGATGGTTTACAAATGCATTTAAAAGAAAATGGTAATCCAGGCAAAATCGAAGGCTTTACACCAGAACAGCGCTTCTTTTTATCATGGGCAACCGTTTGGCGTACTAAGATGAGAGACGAAGCATTAAAAACTAAGATTAAAACCGATCCACATTCTCCAGGACAATACCGTGCATATGTACCATTACAAAATGTAGATGCATTTTATGAAGCATTTGACCTTAAAGAAGGTGATCAATTATATTTAAAACCTGAAGATCGGGTAAGAATTTGGTAAACTCAAATAAAAATAAATCGAATAGAAGCCTTTTAGAAATTACAAAAGGCTTCTTTTTTTTTAAATAAATAGAAACTACACAAAAAGAATTATATTTATAACTTCAGTTGAAGTTTATAGATATGAGAAAATTCTTAAAATGGTTCTTAGGCAGTATTCTATTGCTAATTATTATACTTTATGTAACCGATTACAATTATATTTTAAAAGGTATTCGAGTTGTTTACTTAACAGGTCATACCACAGCTTTTATAGATGATTATAAGTACTTTGACAACCGAAGTATTGAAAATAAAATTGTTCAAAATTGGCCTGAGGCTAGCACTTATAATTCTATTAAACCTACACAACGTCTAGATTCGGTTAACAACGCGCTTGGTACCACCGCTTTTTTGATTATTAAAAATGGAGAAATTATTTATGAAAACTATGCACCTGAATATACTAAGGATTCAAAAACTAATTCATTTTCGATGGCTAAAAGTATTACGACAAGTTTACTTTTTAAAGCAATTCAAGATGGTTACATCAAAAGTTTAGAACAACCTATCACTGATTTTTTTCCAGACTTTAAAGGTGAGTTTGCTAAAAATACTACAGTAGGCGATTTAGCTTCGATGGCTAGCGGACTTAATTGGGAAGAGCACTATTACAGTCCATTTTCTATGACGGCTCGCGCCTACTATGATGATGAAATTGGCGAACTAGTCAACAGCTTAGAGGTTAACCAAGCTTCAGGACAAAACTTTAAATATTTAAGTGGCAATACCTTATTACTGGGAATGATTATTAGTAAAGCAACTCAAAAAAGTTTATCTGAATATTTGAGTCAAAGCTTTTGGCGTCCTTTAGGGATGCGTCAAACAGCCTATTGGCAATTAGATAACGTTGAAAGTGGCATTGAAAAAGCCTACTGTTGTATCGCTTCTAATGCACGTGATTTTGCTAAAATAGGACAGTTGTTTTTACAAAATGGCAGTTGGAATGGAAAACAAATCATAGACACAAGTTATGTGAAACTGGCTACAAAAGCGCGTTTTAAAAAAAGCCCACAGTATGGCTATGGCTTTTGGCTGAGTAATTATAAAACTAAGCAACTATTTAGTATGCGTGGTATTTTAGGTCAATATGTAATTGGCATTCCTAAAGACAATTTAATTATTGTTAGGCTTGGTCATCATCGGTCTAAAGAAAAAATCAATCATTTCCCGAAAGATTTTTATATTTATATAGATGAAACCTACCAAATGCTAAACCAAATCTAACATGTTACACAAACTTCAACTTGAGCATATTTTATTTTTAGATATTGAAACTGTTCCAGCTTATGAGAATTTTTCAGACTTACCTGAACAACTTCAACTATTATTTGCTTCTAAAACAGCCTATCGCCGTAAAGGTGAAATTTCACCAGAAGATTTTTATTCTAGTGCTGGTATTTGGGCTGAGTTTGGGAAAATTGTTTGTATTTCTGTTGGATACCTCGTAAATCAAGGAAGCGAACAACAGCTAAGACTAAAAAGTTTATATGGTGATGAAAGAGAATTATTATTAGAGTTCAAACACTTGCTAAACGATCATTTCAATTTACCTTATCACCTCTTGTGTGCTCATAATGGCAAAGAATTTGACTTCCCTTACATCGCTAGACGTATGCTTATTCATGGAATTTCATTACCTGAAAAACTTCAACTATTTGGTAAAAAACCTTGGGAAATTCCGCATTTAGATACCTTAGAATTATGGAAGTTTGGTGACTACAAACATTATACTTCATTAAAATTGTTAACAGCAATTTTAGGAATTCCGTCGCCTAAAGATGATATTGATGGAAGCCAAGTTCGTGACGTATTTTACAACGAAAAAGATGTTGACCGAATTATAAAATACTGCGAAAAAGATGTTTTAGCGATTGTTCAAGTCTTGAGGAAATTACGTCAAGACCCCTTGTTAGAAGAACATCAAATAAAGTCGGTATAAATCATTTAATTATGAGAAAATTTATTTCATTATGCATTATTAGCTTCGGTTTATTTACTAAAGCACAAACAACTGCCATAGTAGACCAAAACTTCGAACGAGCTTTGATCGACCTTAATATTGATAGTGATGCAACAATTAATGGTCAAGTGCTTACCGCTGATATAGAAAATTTAGTCGTATTAGATTTTTCTTCTCTTAATGCTATTGATTTTCAATATTTAACACCAATTACCGATTTTACAGGTATTGAAGATTTTGTCTCTTTAGAAGTCATCAACCTCAGTGGAAATCGATTTATAAATATAGATGATGAAAATGCCGATTTTTTAAATCAGAATCTAAATTTAAGAGAAATCTACATGTACGATATAGATGGCGGAGAAGTACATATTGAATTTAGTCAGTTAGATGTGAGTCAACTTGAGTTACTTGAATATGTAGACATAAGAGGTAATGGAGAAAGACAGCTTATCATTGATAATCCTAATTTTAACTACTCAGGAATTACGATAGATATTCGCGCAAATAATTTATTAAGACCTTCAGCCGAAAATTCTTTAGATTCAAATTCTATTACGAATCACACTTGCATCAAAGTTAATCACCCTGAAGATGCCAATAACCAAAATACACCTTATGATACATGGACGATTATTGATAATGAATTTACATCTTATAGTTTTTCATCTAATTGTAATTTGAGCCAAACAAATATTGAAATGCCTAACGATATCTTTATTTATCCAAATCCAGTTAAAGATGTATTAAAATTTAGCAACCCACATCAAATTGAGATTAACCATGTTGAAGTGTTTGATATCAATGGAAAATCTGTCATCACTTTTGATGATCCCAATCAAAAAATTAATTTGAGTAATCTAAAAAGCGGTCTATACTTTATCAACATTAATTATATCTTACATCTAAAATTTCTTAAGCAATAACTTAAGTAAAACAAAAAAGCTTCCAAAACTGGAAGCTTTTTTTGATAAAATTATACTAGCTTAAAACTTATTCTTCCATAACTTTTACATTATTAGAGCGATCAACATCAGCCATAAGTTGGCTTGGGTCAATTTCGATCTTAGTTACAGCATAATTTGTAACTGGCAACTCTAATTTGTATGTTGGGTAAGCCCAAGGCCAATCTTCTTCAACTGTTTCAAAGCCAGGTTTTTCCCAGCGCATAATACGTAAAGGAATATAAAATAACTGCTTAGAACCATCTTTATAAGTCAATTCGACTTCAATTGGCATAGGCATCAAGCCTTTTCTTTCTAGATTTATTACAATTGTGTTTTGTGTCACATCATTAGAAACTGAAGCAATAGAATAATCAACTTTGTTAGTAGTTCTCGTCCAATCATTTAGATACCAACTCAATTCTGCGCCACTAACCTTTTCAGCAACACGAATAAAATCGTTTGGTGTTGGGTGTTTAAACTTCCATTCATTGTAGTAGCGTTTAATCGTTTGGTCAAGTAAATCTTCACCTATGATATAGCCTAATTGTGCCATAAACACAGCACCTTTTGAATAAGCTGAAATACCATAAGCTTGATTGTATTGATAACGATCGGCATGTGTTGTTTGTGGTTGTTCGAAGCCTGAATTAGCTAAACTCACATAACCTCTATAAGTTCGATCAAATGGAAATTCAGGATTGTTGTTCATGACCTCATTTTCAGCTAAAGTTGAAATATAGGTTGTAAAACCTTCATCCATCCATTCGTGTTGTGCTTCATCAGTAGCTAAAAGGTGTTGAAACCAAGCATGCGCCATTTCATGAGCAGTTACTCCAACTAAACTTCCAAAACTGCGTTCACCTGTAATTAATGTACACATGGCATATTCCATACCGCCATCACCACCTTGCATAACCGAATACTGTTCGTAAGGATATTGGCCAATATGCTTATTGAAAAACAAAAGTAAATCCTCAGTTTTAGACTGAAGGTTTTCCCAATTATCTTTTATTTTTTTATTGTCCTTGTATAAGAAATGAAGCGTAGTACCATCACTAGCCACACGTTTATCGTGAATATAGTCTGGATCTGCGGCCCAAGTGAAATCATGTACATTGGGTGCAACAAAATGCCAAGTTAAAGTTTTACCTTTTCGTTTTACTTTAGTGCCTTCATCTTGATAGCCATAGCCAACTTCATTAGGATTTTGGATATAACCTGAGCCACCTAAAATATAGTCTTTATCGATGGTGATTTTTACATCAAAATTTCCCCAAACACTATGAAATTCTCGACCAATATAAGGATCTGCATGCCAACCTTCGAAATCGTATTCAGCTAATTTTGGATACCATTGCGTCATGGAAAGAGCAACACCTTCAGCATTATTTCGACCTGAACGTCTAATCTGAACTGGAACTTGACCTTTAAAATTCATGTCTAAAGTTGTGCTTTCTCCAGGTAAAATTGGGTTGGCTAACTTAACTTCTAAAACTGTTCCAGCGACTTCATAAGCAACTTCTTGACCATCTTGATAAAGAGAGTTAACTTTCATAAAACCGATTTCATCATCTTTAAGTTTTGAAATTCGATCGCCAACTCTTGGATCTGGATCTTTAATTGTTCTTGAACGAACATCCATCTCACTACCTGGCTGAAAAGCATTAAAATAAAGGTGATAAAAAACTTGAGTTAAAGTATCTGGTGAGTTATTAGTATATACTAGTTCTTGCTCACCATCATATTGATAATTTTCTACATCAAAGTCAACCTCCATCGTATAATTGACACTTTGCTGCCAATAGTTTGTGTTATTTCGCTGAGCAAAATTTAAAGTTGACCATAAACAAAGACTTAAAATTAAAAGTTGTTTAAACATAAGTTTATAGTTTTGAAGCATAAATTAAGGCATTATACATATTTACCATTTTGCCAGACTTTGAAAGCTCATTAAAAGCCTTTTTATTTTCTGGGTCTCCACCAACATTCACTAGCATTGAAGAAGATAAACCACTATTCATGATAGCTTCTTTAACTTGTGCAGCCGTTAATTTTGGATATAAAGAACGAATCATCGCAGCAACTCCAGCAACATTTGGTGATGCCATTGAAGTACCTTGTAAAAACTCGTATTTATCTAAAGGAACTGTTGAATAAATGGCAGAGCCAGGTGCAAAGACATCAACATCATCTTTTCCGTAATTAGAAAAACTTGAAACTAAGTTTTCGCTGTAGCTTGGTGTAATAGAACCAACATTAATAAAGTTATTAGCAATTTCAGAAGTTTGCCCAGGCCATTCATCATTAGGGTAAACACGGTTTTCATCTAAATCAATACCTTCGTTTCCTGCTGCATTAACAATTAAAACATCGTTTTCTTCTGCATACTTAATAGCATCGTTTACCCAATCTGTGTGTGTTGAAAAGTATTTTCCGAAAGAGGTATTAATTACTTTTGCGCCGTTATCTACTGCATAACGAATACCTAAAGCAATGTCTTTATCGTACTCATCACCATCTGGAACAGCACGAACACTCATGATTTTTACATTTGAAGCAGCACCGCTCATTCCTACATCGTTTTGACGTGATGCTGCTATAATACCTGCGACATGGGTTCCATGTCTAGCATCTGCTTTTTTTGGGTCTGGTCCTGTAACTTGGTTATTTCCGTAGTATTTAGTTGACCAATCGTCTGGATTATCACCTAATTTTTCAGCACGTGCGTTTAAATCAAGGTTGTAATGATAATCTAGCTGACTTTGGAAATAATTTATACCACCATCTAACTGTTCGATAGCTGCAGAAATATCTTCACCAACATTGTTCATAATATTAAGCATAAACATTTTTTGTTGAGATAATGCTGCATCATTGGTTTCGAGTGCTTTAAGATTTTCGATGGTTAGTGGTTTACCTTTAAGTGAGTCAGTTAAGTTTACTTGAGCGACTTCAACTTGTTTTTTTAGACCTTTGTAATAATCTGAATTCTGCTTAGCTTTTTGAACATCTTCATCGAATTCAGCTTTGGCTTTCATGTACATTTC contains the following coding sequences:
- a CDS encoding 3'-5' exonuclease, yielding MLHKLQLEHILFLDIETVPAYENFSDLPEQLQLLFASKTAYRRKGEISPEDFYSSAGIWAEFGKIVCISVGYLVNQGSEQQLRLKSLYGDERELLLEFKHLLNDHFNLPYHLLCAHNGKEFDFPYIARRMLIHGISLPEKLQLFGKKPWEIPHLDTLELWKFGDYKHYTSLKLLTAILGIPSPKDDIDGSQVRDVFYNEKDVDRIIKYCEKDVLAIVQVLRKLRQDPLLEEHQIKSV
- a CDS encoding S8 family peptidase; translation: MNINSIKKTTGFILASGLLVGCASGPKFEASALNNQNNETTKVSQLDENQRKSWSSLDLLTDTIPGMSINRAYEELIKDYEGETVIVAVVDSGIDIEHEDLKDVLWVNEDEIPNNNIDDDKNGYVDDVYGWNFLGDIVEENLEKTRIVRDLKSKYDGKTAEDISAENKAEYEMYMKAKAEFDEDVQKAKQNSDYYKGLKKQVEVAQVNLTDSLKGKPLTIENLKALETNDAALSQQKMFMLNIMNNVGEDISAAIEQLDGGINYFQSQLDYHYNLDLNARAEKLGDNPDDWSTKYYGNNQVTGPDPKKADARHGTHVAGIIAASRQNDVGMSGAASNVKIMSVRAVPDGDEYDKDIALGIRYAVDNGAKVINTSFGKYFSTHTDWVNDAIKYAEENDVLIVNAAGNEGIDLDENRVYPNDEWPGQTSEIANNFINVGSITPSYSENLVSSFSNYGKDDVDVFAPGSAIYSTVPLDKYEFLQGTSMASPNVAGVAAMIRSLYPKLTAAQVKEAIMNSGLSSSMLVNVGGDPENKKAFNELSKSGKMVNMYNALIYASKL
- a CDS encoding serine hydrolase domain-containing protein, giving the protein MRKFLKWFLGSILLLIIILYVTDYNYILKGIRVVYLTGHTTAFIDDYKYFDNRSIENKIVQNWPEASTYNSIKPTQRLDSVNNALGTTAFLIIKNGEIIYENYAPEYTKDSKTNSFSMAKSITTSLLFKAIQDGYIKSLEQPITDFFPDFKGEFAKNTTVGDLASMASGLNWEEHYYSPFSMTARAYYDDEIGELVNSLEVNQASGQNFKYLSGNTLLLGMIISKATQKSLSEYLSQSFWRPLGMRQTAYWQLDNVESGIEKAYCCIASNARDFAKIGQLFLQNGSWNGKQIIDTSYVKLATKARFKKSPQYGYGFWLSNYKTKQLFSMRGILGQYVIGIPKDNLIIVRLGHHRSKEKINHFPKDFYIYIDETYQMLNQI
- a CDS encoding T9SS type A sorting domain-containing protein; the protein is MRKFISLCIISFGLFTKAQTTAIVDQNFERALIDLNIDSDATINGQVLTADIENLVVLDFSSLNAIDFQYLTPITDFTGIEDFVSLEVINLSGNRFINIDDENADFLNQNLNLREIYMYDIDGGEVHIEFSQLDVSQLELLEYVDIRGNGERQLIIDNPNFNYSGITIDIRANNLLRPSAENSLDSNSITNHTCIKVNHPEDANNQNTPYDTWTIIDNEFTSYSFSSNCNLSQTNIEMPNDIFIYPNPVKDVLKFSNPHQIEINHVEVFDINGKSVITFDDPNQKINLSNLKSGLYFININYILHLKFLKQ
- a CDS encoding M1 family metallopeptidase; amino-acid sequence: MFKQLLILSLCLWSTLNFAQRNNTNYWQQSVNYTMEVDFDVENYQYDGEQELVYTNNSPDTLTQVFYHLYFNAFQPGSEMDVRSRTIKDPDPRVGDRISKLKDDEIGFMKVNSLYQDGQEVAYEVAGTVLEVKLANPILPGESTTLDMNFKGQVPVQIRRSGRNNAEGVALSMTQWYPKLAEYDFEGWHADPYIGREFHSVWGNFDVKITIDKDYILGGSGYIQNPNEVGYGYQDEGTKVKRKGKTLTWHFVAPNVHDFTWAADPDYIHDKRVASDGTTLHFLYKDNKKIKDNWENLQSKTEDLLLFFNKHIGQYPYEQYSVMQGGDGGMEYAMCTLITGERSFGSLVGVTAHEMAHAWFQHLLATDEAQHEWMDEGFTTYISTLAENEVMNNNPEFPFDRTYRGYVSLANSGFEQPQTTHADRYQYNQAYGISAYSKGAVFMAQLGYIIGEDLLDQTIKRYYNEWKFKHPTPNDFIRVAEKVSGAELSWYLNDWTRTTNKVDYSIASVSNDVTQNTIVINLERKGLMPMPIEVELTYKDGSKQLFYIPLRIMRWEKPGFETVEEDWPWAYPTYKLELPVTNYAVTKIEIDPSQLMADVDRSNNVKVMEE
- a CDS encoding M13 family metallopeptidase, whose amino-acid sequence is MKIKHLALSVAALGLAASCSTNETQKDAPGIDVEYMDTSVRPQDDFYTYVNGKWNETAKIPDDRTSWGGFQILRKQTDADVLNILEKAEASGKYDKNTDQAKAIAVFNSIIDTEARDEKGVKPVMPYINKIEAVTSTSELQELLAKNPSAISAPFFGLSAYSDPNDSNINVAYIGVGGLGLPDRDYYLKEDEDSKKIREQYIAHVARMLNYIGETDTEAKAERILELETQLAEPRLDKVARRDFRNYNNRFHVDDLNTVAENINWKSFMSDLGMEKLPDTVLVMEPKYMSQLDQMLVSTPIEDLKLLTKWATFNDAAGQLSSEIEKANWEFYSKTLSGAKAQRPIKERALSVVNNTIGEAVGQLYVDEKFPPEAKEKAEAMVTNVISAFKKRIDNLEWMTDSTKTKAIEKLNKFTVKIGYPDEFKDYSDLKVDKNKSYYENMLAVSEWNFKDNLSKIGKPVDKTEWGMSPQTVNAYFNPLYNEIVFPAAILQPPFYDYKADAAVNYGGIGAVIGHEISHAFDDSGARFDADGNLKNWWTDEDLEQFTARGEKLAALYSSIEVLDSVYINGKFTLGENIGDLGGVLGAYDGLQMHLKENGNPGKIEGFTPEQRFFLSWATVWRTKMRDEALKTKIKTDPHSPGQYRAYVPLQNVDAFYEAFDLKEGDQLYLKPEDRVRIW
- a CDS encoding nuclear transport factor 2 family protein — encoded protein: MNALLKRLNSLSPKIKLVAVLIFTVNLSLAQEHEEKINQTLNHWHKAAASANAEKYFNLMTEDAVFVGSDADEVWSLKDFKTFAMPYFKKGKAWTFTSIKRNLYINSKNIAWFDEVLTSTHMGLCRGSGIVELVDHQWKVKHYVLSILVPNELVDQANEQKKQHDSEYINKLKN